The nucleotide window ATTTCAATATCTGGTGCTACACAGAGCAATCCGAGTAATCCTATTGCTATTGATGATGATCAACAAGAGACTGCAGAAGGTGGCCTGTTTGAgacgaagaaaaggaaaaaaacatcTGTAGTTTGGTTGGAGTTCAAGGATGTAATGGGGAAAGATGGAGTGAAGAGAGCAGAGTGCATTCATTGCAAGGCAAGGCTGGTTATTAGTGGAGGCACTACCACTCATTTCAAGAGGCATCTAGATGGATGTACAAGAAGGAAAGTAAATTTGAAATCACAGAAGATGCTGAACTTGATTCCATCTCCAGTGAACAAGGAAGTAGGTATTGTTTCTAATTTTCAATATGATtaaagaaaaatgagagaatCAATTGCACATTTTATTCTCATGCATGAGCATCCTTTCACAATTGTGGGGCAAGAGGGTTTTAATTTAATGATGAAAACTAGCACCCCACATTTTCAGGGCATTAGTCGTGCTACTGCTAAAAATGATTGTATGGCTATGTATGAGATGATGAAAATTAAGTTGAAGGCAACGTTGAAGAATGTGAACAAAATTAGCTTGACTACTGATCTTTGGAGATCAAATcaacaaatagagtatatgGTGGTTACTGGGCATTTTGTTGATGTCGATTGGAAATTACAGAAGCGGGTTCTTAGTTTTGTGAATGTGCCTCCTCCACGTGGaggtgttgatattgctgatgCTCTGTTTAAATGCATGAATGAGTGGAggattgaaaataaaatctacTCTATTGCTGTTGATAATGCTTCTTATAATGATGTTGCTATTAGAACTTTGAAAACTACATTATCTAGAACTCAGAAGTTGTTGCTTGGAGGTCGGTTGTTCCATGTTCGTTGTTGTGCACATATATTAAATCTTCTTGTGCAAGATGGCCTTAGGGTTGTAGAAGATATCATCCATAATGTTAGGGAGAGTGTTAAATTTGTGAAACAATCTGATTCTCGGCTTCTCAAATTTAGTGAGATTGTTAAACAATTGCAGTTGCCTTATAGAAAGCTGATTTTGGATTGTCCCACACGTTGGAACTCCACATTTGAGATGTTATCTATTGCATTGAAATTCAAGGATGCATTCCCTCTTTTCAATGAACTTTGATGCCGTAGCTTGGTGGGGTTTGAACAACCTCAAGTTTCGTACTTTATCAAGGATGGCGTGTGATATTCTTGCAATACCAGCTAGCACAGTGGCTTCAGAGGCTACTTTTAGTGCTGGTGGTCGAATCATTGATAGCTATCGATCTTCTTTAGCCATTAAAACTGTGCAAGCTTTAGTTTGTGGTGCTGATTGGGTTCGAAATCTGCATGGGGTAAAGGAGAAAGCATCTAAAGTGAGTaatcaatattatttttgtgttgttttgtCATTTTAAACTAAGCCTTATTCAAtgtttttaaatcaaaattaatattgtttttgttttgtctttgtaGACTGAAGACATGCCTCAAGAGGTTGTGTTGCCTATTTGATGGAGGAatgaaaagtttcattttgCATTTGATGGTCAATTGGTGTTTTTTTGGACTTTtggactttttatttttatttttatgaatgtATCATGTATGAATGATTAATTTGGTGAACTCTGGTTTGTAAAACTATTAATGATTATGTTTAAACTTGATTTTATATTTGAATAAGTTTATCAAAGGGCGGCCCGCGAGCTGAGCTCGGGCCCGCGAGCTTTTCATAGGGCCGGGCTCGAGTTGATGTTTTACAGGCCCTAACGGGCTAGGGCCGAGCTCGGGCTTCTCATAAAAGTAACGGGCAGGGCCTGAGCATGGCAAAGCCCGGCTCGGCCCGGCCCGTTTACACCCCTACCCAAAACCAACACTAGAAGAGGGGTAATGCAATTTTTTTGTCACCGAAAAATATGTTCAAGTTCAACTCAATCATTTAATTTGcaaacttttcaatttaagtATCAAACATTTAAAATTGTTCCTACTTACTCAGACTGAAAACTTTCTGACTTTGTGGTCcgtcaaaattttaaaattgttccaacaaaaacttataaactaGGGCAACCATATATAAAAATGGTTAACAAGTGTTTCATTGTTGACCTAGCTCTCGAATTTGTTGTACCAACGATCACGTATGTTGCAGTTGAGAAAATCTAGGGTTGAGAGTaccaaaatatatgattttgtaGAGAGAGACTAATTTTAGATTTCGATAATTTTAGGGTTAGAATGGTTTTTGCGGGAGTGATAATTTGAGGGTTGTTTTTTGCCCGCTTAAATTCGTGCAACACCAACTCTATTTGTCCACATCATCCTGTTAGGAAACGATAgtagcttttaatgtttttcgTTATATCAAACAACCATGTTGAATGTTTAACTAGTCAAAAAGTAAGAAAGATGTCCGTCTAAGTAAGTTGGAACAATTTTAAATTATTCATACTTAAATTGGAACGTGTGCTAATTGGATGAACGAGTTGAATTGAGTCATATTTTTCAGCAACCAAAACTTGCATTACCCCAAGAGAAGACTTTCCACGctcattttattgttttagctgggaaaatttatatatatgatcacaAATTTTATACTATTATTTTGTCTAGTAACAAACCGAACATTGTATTGTATAAAGAATACAAGTCTAataccattttttttcttcaaaactctatatatgattaaattatacatcaacttatacgTTTGATAGCAATATTATATTATCTTTTACGATAGGCTTCATTATACTTGTCATCCTTGTCGAGTTTTCTTGTAAACATGCACATGCACAGCTTTCTTGTGAAAAAGGGGATTATGTTGCCTTTCTATGATTTTGATTTCTATTCTGTCACTAGCTAAAGTCTATGAACTTGGAATTCTCCTCGTTCAATAACCAGTGTTACAAGGAATAGAAGCATATACCGTATTAGTTTCACAATCAGAAAAACAATTCAAGAGACAGAACATATTTCACAAATATAAATTAAGTAgtctcatatatatacatatttgtatgtatatatatatatgtgtatataatatatacatactaTTGCTAACTCTATTTTCATGGAATTAAAGGCAGATCAACCTCGTCGCACCATTCCACACACCTAGTCTCATAATACGAACTCCTTACATGATTAGGGCAATAACTTAACCAAACTTGCCCTCCAATTCTCCACTTCAATACACTCCCTTCCATTTCTTTGCTCAATCTCCAACCTACTCTCCCCCCACACTCATCTCCACAAAGAACCAACCCACCCGTTTTAGTAAACGCCCTGTTTTCTCCACCATATCGGTTTCTCAATTCCCCGCAGCCGCCACCTCCGCTCAATATTTCTTGCCCCGTCACGTTGTCGCACAAAACGGCGTCGAAAATGGCAGCGTTCCCTTCCGCATCCTGGTCCCACCTCCAATTCTTCCTCTTCGTCCTTGTCGTCATTCTCGCCCCCGCTTTCACTCTTGGCACCTTTGAATTCCCAGAACTACTCTTCACAATTCTGTGCATTTCAACTTCTTTTTCGGCATTACCCGTGGATCGACCCAAGCTCAACCCGCCCACATATGTTGCGCCCAC belongs to Tripterygium wilfordii isolate XIE 37 chromosome 2, ASM1340144v1, whole genome shotgun sequence and includes:
- the LOC119980227 gene encoding zinc finger BED domain-containing protein RICESLEEPER 2-like, which translates into the protein MTNLENMPTLGSSHQQSVSSSPTAISISGATQSNPSNPIAIDDDQQETAEGGLFETKKRKKTSVVWLEFKDVMGKDGVKRAECIHCKARLVISGGTTTHFKRHLDGCTRRKVNLKSQKMLNLIPSPVNKEGISRATAKNDCMAMYEMMKIKLKATLKNVNKISLTTDLWRSNQQIEYMVVTGHFVDVDWKLQKRVLSFVNVPPPRGGVDIADALFKCMNEWRIENKIYSIAVDNASYNDVAIRTLKTTLSRTQKLLLGGRLFHVRCCAHILNLLVQDGLRVVEDIIHNVRESVKFVKQSDSRLLKFSEIVKQLQLPYRKLILDCPTRWNSTFEMLSIALKFKDAFPLFNEL